The nucleotide sequence CATCTTGAGCATGCAGCCATCGCATTGAGCCTCTCGATGCTGGATGCCCACGCTGATGCACTCTGAAGCCAAGGTATATGGAACTGCTCGACCCCCTGCGTCAGACCCAGTCGCAAGACGACACTATCAGCGGGCACTACGAAGTGCGCCGCTTGCTGGGCGAAGGCGGTTTCGGCCATGTATTCGAAGCCTGGGATGCCAAGCTGTGCCGTAGTGTGGCGCTGAAGCGGCTGAAACCGCAAGCTGACGTGCTGCATCCGGAAAAACTCATCAATGAAGCGCGCCTGGCTGCCTCGCTCAAGCATGCCGCCTTCGTGCGCATCTTCGCCATCGAGGGCCAGGGCACGAGCCAGTCCATCGTCATGGAACTGGTCGAAGGCCAGACCTTGGGCCAGTTCATGCACAGCGGCAAGGCTGACCTGCAAGCGGCGCTCGACATCGCCTACCAGATCGCCGACGCCATGGACGAGGCGCACGCCATGGACCTCGTGCACGGCGACCTGAAACCGTCGAACCTGATGCTGGAAGCGGATGGCAAGGTACGCATCCTCGACTTCGGCCTGGCCCGCCACATCGACCCGCAAGCGACCCAAACGACCACCCTGTGCGATCTGCAGGGCACGATCGCCTACATGTCGCCCGAACGCCTGATGGGCCGCCTGCCCGACACGCGCGGCGACGTCTACGCGCTGGGCGCCATGCTGTACGAAATGCTGGCCGGCCAGCGCCACTTCGCCCACCTGAACGGCCTGGCCCTGGCCGCCGCCCACATGCAGGCGACGGAAGCGTGGCCCGATCTGCCCGACTCCGTCCCGCCCGCCATCAACGCCCTAGTGCGCGCGATGACGGCGCACGACCCGGCCGAACGGCCACGCACCATGCGCGATGTGCGCGAGGCGATCGGAAGGCGAGACGGGGAAGCAGCGACATTGACGCCACCGATCGTAGCGGTGCCATCAGTAGAGGTGGCACCCACGTTGTCCATTCGCCTGCCGATACCGCGCAAGCGCACCTTGCAAACGGGTGCAGCGGTCGTCCTGCTGACGGTGGTAGCGGCTTGGCAATGGCCAACTATAGTGCCCACTTTAAAGTCTTTTGTCACCGGAGAAGAAGCGCCGGATCCATATTCCGAAATTGCCAGCATCGCGTCTGGAATGAAGGCGTTGCGTGCATTTGATCGTGATAGCAGCCAAAAGCAGGCGATCGAAGATTTCAGCACCGTACTTAAACACAATCCTGAACATGCAGCTGCCAATGCAGGCCTGTCGCTGGCTTTCACGCTACGCTATATGGGTACCAGCCGCGACGAAACCTGGTTGCAACGCGCGGATGTCGCTGCGAAACAGGCATTGACTACAGACGACCAATTAGCTTTGGCCCATGTGGCGCAGGCATGGGTTCTTGAACACCATGGCGAACGTGCGCAAGCACTGCAAGAGATCACCACCGCATTGAATCTGGACCCAAGCAATGCACTCGGCATGTACGGCAAGGCGCGCTTGCTTATCCAAGCACAAAAATTTGACTTGGCGCGGGAGGTAATCGATAAGGCTCTCACACTTTATCCCAAAGATACCCCTTTCATTTCGATGCTGGGCAGAATGCACTACAACCTCGGCAATTACACCGAAGCTGAAAAACTGTTTCGAACGGTGATAGAGATGACTCCTCAGGTGGCGGAGACATATGCCCAGCTCAGCGCCACGCTTGAACGCCTGAATCGTAGCGATGAGGCCCTGCATGTTCTGCAACAGGGACTGCAAGTGCATCCCGACTGGGAGCTATACACCAACCTGGGCAACGCTCTGTTTAATCGGGGCGACTATCTGGGGGCGGTACAGGCATTTAAAAATGCCGTATCGGAAAACAAAGGCAATCCTGGCAACTACCTGCTATGGGCAAACCTGGCAGATGCTCAACGCTGGGTTCCCGGCCAGCTTGAGTTGTCGCGCGACTCATATCGTCGTGCGATCACTTTGATTAAAGTCGTCCTGAAACGCATGCCTGACGACCCGAAAGCCCACTCGCGCCTCGCGCTGTATTCAGCCTATGCGGGCTTGCGAGACGATGCGCTGGAGCACTTAGCACAAGCAATCCGGCTTGCTCCCACCTTGCCAGATACGTTTTTCAGGGCGACGCTAACCTATGAGCTGACAGGTAGGCGCAACGAAGCGATCGCAACACTAAGACAGGCCATAGCGCTTGGCTACCCTCTCAACCTGATCGAATCTTCCCCTGATCTGTTGACACTCCGGCGAGATGCTCGCTACCAGAAGCTACTTATTGACATGGAAAGAAAGCAGAAAACATGACGTACGAAAAACCCTGGATGAAGTTATCTATCCACTTTGATGCAGACCAGATCACCAACCAACTCGACTATGCATTTACGTCCTGCGACGGCAGCGCTGACCCGCGCCACGGCCCCTACATGGGTGGAGTACACTTCCAGCAGGGCCAACACGTTTATCTGGAAGTCAATTGCTGTGGCAGCAAAGACAGTGGTTTCACATCCTTCCAGATTGTTGATTGTTGCCTAATCAGCGTACCTCAGCTGACCCAAATCGGCCCCGATGTCCCTACACGCTACTCCCTGCCATCACCCTTCCTGCAATCGATCGGCGCCACGTATCAGGTGCCATTGGATTTCGAGTCCCATTTATTACCGCCTGATCCAGCCCTGCCCGATCTACGCCGCATTCGCCAAGAGTGGAAACACAATCTTGACGTCGGCCAGAGCAAGGGTCGCTGGGAACTCTCGTTCGTATTGACAGTACGCATCATCCGCGGCGAACAAGACTTGCCAGAATTGCGCGTATTCAGTTTTGATCCTGAGGCTTCGGTAGGTGGGCGAGTCGAGATGTAATCTCTACAGTCCCAGACAAACGATTTGCCTCCAGCCGTGAGTGAATATCGAATAACGGCAATTCAGGTTCAGAAAATCTGGGGCGTACGACGGCAACAGCTACTGGACCTAAGCCTGAAGCCCGTCAATATGCAAACTTTCAGTTCTACCATCAGCTAGATACCCGAAGCCGCGCCCCCTCCACCGGCGCGGCTTTTTCACATCCGCACGCAATACGCCGCCCCGCCTGCCGAAAGCGGTAAAATGACGGCCTTGGACTCAAGCCTCGCCTGGCAGCGCGGCCTTGAACGCACACAGCACCACCCACAGCCCGGCAGGCACGCCTTTCCCTGCCGCCGGACCAACGACAAAGAACACATGACCACCGTCCCCAAAGAAATCAACGCCGCCGCGGCAAAGAAAAATTCGGCTGAAAAGCTCACGCCGATGATGCAACAATATTTAGGCATCAAGGAAAATCACCCGACGATGCTGGTCTTCTACCGCATGGGCGATTTCTACGAGCTGTTTTTCGAGGATGCGGAAAAAGCGTCGCGCCTGCTGGGTATTACCCTGACGGCGCGCGGCGTGGCCAGTGGCAATCCCATCAAGATGTGCGGCGTGCCGTTTCATTCGCTGGACGGTTACCTGGCCAAGCTGGTCAAGCTGGGCGAGTCGGTGGCCATTTGCGAACAGATCGGCGACCCGGCCACCAGCAAGGGTCCCGTCGAGCGCAAGGTCATGCGCGTGGTCACGCCGGGCACCCTGACCGATGCGGACTTGCTGCCAGAAAAGGCCGAGCGCCCGCTGCTGGCCATGTGCAGCATCACGCAACGCAAGACGGTGACGACGGGCCTGGCCTGGCTGTCGCTGGCCAGCGGTGCACTAAAACTGATGGAGTTTTCCGGCGACAGCAGCACCGTGGCCGCGCGCCTGCAGCAGGAACTGGAACGCATCGTGCCGGCTGAAATCCTGAGCGGCGACAATGGCAACCTGTTCGACGACTACGCGGGCACGCACATCAACCGCGTGCCGGACTGGCATTTCGACGTGGTCGGCGGCCACAAGGCCCTGCTCGACCAGCTGGGCGTAGCGACACTCACCGGTTTTGGCGCCGATGGCCTCGGCGCCGCGTTTGGCGCGGCCGGCGCGCTGCTGCGCTATGCGCAGTCGACGCAGGGACGGGGCTTGCAGCACGTGCGCTCCCTGACGACGGAAACGGAAAGCGAATTCATCGGCCTGGACGCGGCCACGCGGCGCAACCTGGAATTGACGGAAACCATCCGCGGCCAGGAATCGCCAACCTTGTTTTCCCTGCTCGACCATTGCCGCACGGCCATGGGTTCGCGCATGCTGCGCCACTGGCTGCACCATGCGCGGCGCGACCAGAACGTGGCGCGCGCGCGCCATGAAGCGATCGCCGCGCTGGCGCAAAGCGAAGCGGCGGGGCCGCTGGCCTCTACCCTGGCGCAAGTGCCCGACATCGAACGCATCACCACGCGCATCGCGCTGCTGTCGGCGCGTCCGCGCGACCTGGCCGCCCTGCGCGACGGCTTGCTGCAACTGCCGGCCCTGCGCGGCGACGTAGTCCGTTGTTATGGCCCTGGCCAGGGCGGCGAAACAGGCTTGCTGGCCGCCATCCACGCGGCCCTGGCGACACCGACCGCCTGCCTGGACTTGCTGGTGCGCGCGGTGGCGCAGGAGCCGGCCGCCATGGTGCGCGACGGCGGCGTGTTTGCCACCGGCTTCGACGCCGAACTGGACGAACTGCGCGCCCTGTCGGAAAACGCGGGCCAGTTCCTGCTCGACCTGGAAACGCGCGAACGGGCGCGCACGGGCATCGCCAATCTGCGCGTCGAATACAACAAGGTGCACGGCTTCTATATTGAAGTCACGCACGGCCAGACGGACAAGGTGCCGGACGACTACCGCCGCCGCCAGACCCTGAAAAACGCCGAGCGCTACATCACGCCGGAACTGAAAGTGTTCGAAGACAAGGCCCTGTCTGCGCAAGACAAGGCCCTGGTGCGCGAAAAACTGCTGTACGACCTGCTGCTGGCCGAGCTGGCGCCGCATATCGGCACCCTGCAGACGATTTCGCAGGGCCTGGCCCAGCTCGACACCCTGAACGCGCTGACGGAACACGCGCAGCAGCACAACTGGGCCGCGCCGCAACTGGTCGACGAGCCGTGCATCAACATCGTCGAAGGCCGCCACCCCGTGGTGGAAAAGCAGATCGAGCGCTTCATCGCCAACGATTGCCGCCTCGTCAACGAGCGCCGGCTGCTGCTGATTACCGGCCCGAACATGGGCGGTAAATCGACCTTCATGCGCCAGGTGGCATTGATCACCCTGCTGGCCTACGTGGGCAGCTACGTGCCGGCAGCATCCGCCACCATCGGCCCCATCGACCGCATCTTCACGCGTATCGGCGCCACAGACGACCTGGCGGGCGGACGCTCGACCTTCATGGTGGAAATGACGGAATCGGCCGCCATTTTGAACGGCGCCACCGAGCACTCGCTGGTGCTGATGGATGAAGTGGGTCGCGGCACCTCCACCTTCGACGGCCTGGCGCTGGCGTGGGCCATCGCGCGCCATCTGATCGACAGCAGCCGCAGTTTCACCCTGTTTGCCACGCACTACTTTGAGCTGACGCAACTGCCGGACAGTCACCCGAGCGCCGCCAACGTGCATTTGTCGGCCGTCGAACACAAGGACAGCATCGTCTTCCTGCACGCCGTGCAAGCCGGTCCCGCCTCGCAAAGCTATGGCTTGCAGGTGGCGCAACTGGCCGGTGTGCC is from Janthinobacterium sp. 61 and encodes:
- a CDS encoding serine/threonine-protein kinase, translating into MELLDPLRQTQSQDDTISGHYEVRRLLGEGGFGHVFEAWDAKLCRSVALKRLKPQADVLHPEKLINEARLAASLKHAAFVRIFAIEGQGTSQSIVMELVEGQTLGQFMHSGKADLQAALDIAYQIADAMDEAHAMDLVHGDLKPSNLMLEADGKVRILDFGLARHIDPQATQTTTLCDLQGTIAYMSPERLMGRLPDTRGDVYALGAMLYEMLAGQRHFAHLNGLALAAAHMQATEAWPDLPDSVPPAINALVRAMTAHDPAERPRTMRDVREAIGRRDGEAATLTPPIVAVPSVEVAPTLSIRLPIPRKRTLQTGAAVVLLTVVAAWQWPTIVPTLKSFVTGEEAPDPYSEIASIASGMKALRAFDRDSSQKQAIEDFSTVLKHNPEHAAANAGLSLAFTLRYMGTSRDETWLQRADVAAKQALTTDDQLALAHVAQAWVLEHHGERAQALQEITTALNLDPSNALGMYGKARLLIQAQKFDLAREVIDKALTLYPKDTPFISMLGRMHYNLGNYTEAEKLFRTVIEMTPQVAETYAQLSATLERLNRSDEALHVLQQGLQVHPDWELYTNLGNALFNRGDYLGAVQAFKNAVSENKGNPGNYLLWANLADAQRWVPGQLELSRDSYRRAITLIKVVLKRMPDDPKAHSRLALYSAYAGLRDDALEHLAQAIRLAPTLPDTFFRATLTYELTGRRNEAIATLRQAIALGYPLNLIESSPDLLTLRRDARYQKLLIDMERKQKT
- the mutS gene encoding DNA mismatch repair protein MutS, which produces MTTVPKEINAAAAKKNSAEKLTPMMQQYLGIKENHPTMLVFYRMGDFYELFFEDAEKASRLLGITLTARGVASGNPIKMCGVPFHSLDGYLAKLVKLGESVAICEQIGDPATSKGPVERKVMRVVTPGTLTDADLLPEKAERPLLAMCSITQRKTVTTGLAWLSLASGALKLMEFSGDSSTVAARLQQELERIVPAEILSGDNGNLFDDYAGTHINRVPDWHFDVVGGHKALLDQLGVATLTGFGADGLGAAFGAAGALLRYAQSTQGRGLQHVRSLTTETESEFIGLDAATRRNLELTETIRGQESPTLFSLLDHCRTAMGSRMLRHWLHHARRDQNVARARHEAIAALAQSEAAGPLASTLAQVPDIERITTRIALLSARPRDLAALRDGLLQLPALRGDVVRCYGPGQGGETGLLAAIHAALATPTACLDLLVRAVAQEPAAMVRDGGVFATGFDAELDELRALSENAGQFLLDLETRERARTGIANLRVEYNKVHGFYIEVTHGQTDKVPDDYRRRQTLKNAERYITPELKVFEDKALSAQDKALVREKLLYDLLLAELAPHIGTLQTISQGLAQLDTLNALTEHAQQHNWAAPQLVDEPCINIVEGRHPVVEKQIERFIANDCRLVNERRLLLITGPNMGGKSTFMRQVALITLLAYVGSYVPAASATIGPIDRIFTRIGATDDLAGGRSTFMVEMTESAAILNGATEHSLVLMDEVGRGTSTFDGLALAWAIARHLIDSSRSFTLFATHYFELTQLPDSHPSAANVHLSAVEHKDSIVFLHAVQAGPASQSYGLQVAQLAGVPQPVIKAARKHLARLEAQALDATPQRDLFAAPAADPYAQEEEEEAAPLAALNAAQQALLDAIADLDPDALTPRDALEQLYQLKRLAAA